In one Nicotiana tomentosiformis chromosome 6, ASM39032v3, whole genome shotgun sequence genomic region, the following are encoded:
- the LOC138894376 gene encoding uncharacterized protein produces MPGLSTDLVVHIFPTDPAFPPVQQKLRKFKIDMSVKIKEEITKQLDAKLLKKNVAVKWNDKCQEAFDKIKSYLSNPLVLVPPEPGRPLILYLTVVDNSFGCVLGQHDITGKKEQEIYYLSKKFAPYEVMYTLLERTCCALTWVAQKLKHYLPSYTTYLISRMDPLKYIFQKPMPTGRLAKWQILLTEFDIIYVTQTEMKAEALVDHLAENLVDEEYEPLKTYFPDEEVMYIDEVDHDEKPGWKLFFDGAANMKGVGIGAVLISETMHHYPVTAQLQFYCTNNMAEYEACILGLRLAIDMSVEFRHIPRIHNEIVDALTTLASMLHHPDKTYVDPLHIQIRDQHAYCNVVEEEPDGEPWFHDVKEYIKSGVYPVHATGDQKRIIRRMASRFFLSGGILYKRTPDLGLLRLLLAHHGMRLHQLRLQMSSMPGATPILLVYGTEEVIPAEVEIPSLRIVVEAEIDDDEWVKTRLEQLSLIDEKRLAAVCHGQLYQKRMARAYNKKGKEILFALPGIPHEESMFHRSSVLSFQDPPG; encoded by the exons atgccgggtttgagcaCTGATTTGGTAGTTCATATATTTCCAACTGATCCGGCATTCCCTCCAGTCCAGCAAAAGTTAAGGAAGTTCAAGATTGACATGAGTGTtaagatcaaagaagaaatcacaaagcagcttgacgcaaag ttgctgaagaagaatGTTGCGGTTAAGTGGAATGATAAGTGtcaggaagcatttgataagatcaagagttacctgtcaaacccacttgtgctggtcccgccagaacctgggagacctttaattctctatttgacggtcgtggataattcttttggttgtgtgttgggtcaacacgacatcacggGAAAGAAAGAGCAAGAAATTTATTATCTCAGCAAGAAGTTCGCTCCTTATGAGGTTAtgtatactcttcttgaaaggacatgttgcgccctgaCATGGGTGGCACAAAAGTTAAAGCATTATCTACcatcctacactacttacctcatttctcgcatggatcctctaaagtatatctttcagaagcctatgcccacaggaagattggcaaagtggcagattttactcacagagtttgacatcatctatgtgactcagacCGAGATGAAAGCCGAAGCACTGGTCGATCACTTGGCCGAGAATCTGGTGGATGAAGAATATGAGCCATTAaagacttattttcctgatgaagaagtgatgtatATTGACGAGGTTGATCATGATGAAAAGccaggttggaaactcttctttgatggagctgctaacatgaaaggtgtcggaataggggctgtactcatttctgaaacaaTGCATCACTACCCCGTAACAGCCCAGCTTCAattttattgcactaacaacatggctgaataCGAGGCCTGCATTCTGGGTTTGAGGCTAGCTATAGACAT gtcggtagaattcaggcatattcccaggattcataatgagattgTCGATGCCTTGACTACTCTAGCGTCAATGTTACACCATCCGGATAAGACTTATGTCGACCCTCTGCATATCCAAATACGTGATCAGCATGCCTATTGCAATGTGGTTGAGGAGGAACCTGATGGTGAGCCTTGGTTCCATGATGTCAAGGAATACATCAAATCGGGGGTATATCCAGTACATGCCACAGGTGATCAAAAGAGAATCATTCGACGTATGGCTAGTagatttttcttaagtgggggaatattgtacaagagaactccagatctaggattactaag gttattattaGCTCACCATGGAATGAGATTGCATCAGCTTCGTTtgcaaatgtcatcaatgccag GTGCAACTCCCATTTTGCTGGTATATGGAACCGAGGAAGTTATACCTGCggaagttgagattccatccTTGCGGATCGTTGttgaagctgaaattgatgatgatgagtgggtAAAGACCCGACTAGagcaattgagtttgattgatgaaaaaagattggcggcagtatgtcatggtcaattgtatcagaaaagaatggcaagagcatacaacaagaag GGGAAAGAAATCTTGTTTGCTTTGCCAGGAATCCCCCATGAGGAAAGCATGTTCCATAGAAGttcagttttaagttttcaggaccctcctggataa